The Cherax quadricarinatus isolate ZL_2023a chromosome 44, ASM3850222v1, whole genome shotgun sequence region CTGAGTggttaaccctctgggttaaaaatccgaacaaatcttatcataacaagatattctggacactagtTACATCAAATTTATAAAATTGTATACGaccagtgtccagaatatctttctGCCAATTTTATTTAAGGCTGGGAAGCAAAGCAGTTATGGTACCAGGGGAAGAGagaacaactttgtagtacccacattcagtggtcaggcttcaaacacattttattgtacagcagtaaAGGAGTGGAGCAGACTACCTGCATATGTCACAGCCTGGCATAGCCTATCATAGCATTAGGTACCAAggggtacctaatgaatgtagctaagAAAGACAAAAGTGATTTCTTGTTTAGTtagtagttagtttaatatgtttattatgcaccccatacccatcctgtgggcggtagtcaaaagattacagaggtacataattggtccagggactggactccaaagttttgatagctgagcaagttacagaggtaatgaactcacaatttacaaaggtaatgaactcacaatttacaaaggtaatgaactcacaatttacaaaggtaatgaactccaggtaagtctggtcacaatcatgacaagttacaaaggtatttacagattacagaggtacgtaatgggtccagggactgggcccccaaagttttgatagctgaactaggtacaaaggtaatgagctcacaagttacaaaggtaatgaattctgtagaatggttacttacgtttatactttggctacaatcatgaacaaattatagagtaatgagcaattcacatcTTGTTTATCGAACATATTTGTACTGTAAACTGATCCTGTCTTCAATATTAATGTACATAACTGAATTTACTTTATCCCTAGTATATCTACTTTTATTGTAACTACTTTTCACATAGTTAAATTAGTTACCTGTTTTAACTTTAAAGTTTAAGCAACAATTGTTACAAGGAATTACCAGTAGGTCcccggctgccttcaagagggagctggacggatacctaaagtcggtgctggaccacccgggctgtggtttgtacgttggactacatgcgggcagcagtaacagcctggttgatcaggccctgatccaccaggggcattgatccctggaataccctccaggtagacttcaggtaggaccccaatagaaataagtcactgacttttttttggggttatcctcggttatctacacatatgctgctatgtacgataatttatgtaattgtatttatatGCACCTTTacctgaatattattattataatcaaggggaagcgctaaacccggaggattatacagcgcctagggggggatgtggaaggcattcaggcttaattcggggaactggagcacagatcaaattccctaaatcaagagcccctcaccaacatcaaggaaccttccttgaggggtttaccTGAATAAAAACTTACTGACTTATCTTAcagtacagtctctcctcacttagcgatgtactcgtttaccaacgactcggacttacaatgGCTCTCCGACCGATATGcacacctaaataatgtatatattagagctgatttcctcaattcttttcattacaatatacagtacacaactGTATATACGTTTAAAAATGTACTAAAAAAGCTAGaaatggtgcagaggtgacaataaaacaatatcagagatggatgacacaaacccactgACATCATAGTATGCTTCTCagtgacaaattcgtttacctatcaaaactttgggggcccagtccctggacccattacgtacctctgtaatctgtaaatacctttgtaacttgtcatgattgtgaccagacttacctggagttcattacctttgtaaattgtgagttcattacctttgtaaattgtgagttcattacctttgtaaattgtgagttcattgcctctgtaacttgctcagctatcaaaactttggagtccagtccctggaccaattatgtacctctgtaatcttttgactaccgcccacaagatgggtatggggtgcataataaacatattaaactaactaacgatgtggtcttaggaagggacctccgttgttaagtgaggagaggctgtatatattatatttataatagTCTATGGTAGCATATTAGTCTTTTCTGTTTTCTCTGTAAGTAATGCTATGCCCATTTTTCTACGATGAACAGATAGTATACTGTTTTATTATATATTCCTATCCCATAAGTAAGAtaagtttttttttggatttttaaccccagagggttagccacccaggataactcaagaaaggcaGTGTGTCATTGAGGGACTgtctgttttatttccattgggggtcctcaatcttgtcccccagaatgcgacccacaccagtcgactgacacccaagtacctgcttgcttgctaggtgaacgggacaggacgtgtaaggaaacacgcccgatGTTTCtacccttacctggagtttacctgaagagggttttgggggtcaacaaacccgtggcccggtctgagaccaggcctcatggtggatcagggtttaatcaaccaggctgttactgctggccgcacgcaaactgacgtacgaaccacagcccggttggtcaggtactgactttaggtgcctgtccagtgccttcttgaagacagccaggggtctgttggtaatccccccttatgtatgttgagaggcaattgaacagtcttgggccctggacatttattgtgttgtctctcggtATGcttgtggtgcccctgcttttcatcggaggaatgttgcatctcctgccgagtcttttacttttatatgaagtgattttcgtgttcaggtttggtaccaatccctccaggaccttcaaagtgtatattatcatgtatctctctcacctgcattcaagggaatacagatcaaggaccttcaaccattcccagtaatttaggtgccttatcgtacttatgtgtgccgtgaaagttctttgtacactctccaggtctgcaatgtcaccagccttgaagggggccattagctaacagcagtattccagcctagagagcacaagcaatttgaagagagtcatcatgggcttggcatccctagttttgagggttctcattatctatccatTATCCCTCATTATCCCTTGCCAAGGATCAAATCACAGACACTCAGCATGTGAAGCAAGATCGTTGCGTACCAGGCCACGGGTTGCTACCCCCATAAGTGTCATACAGTATTAGTGTGTCCAGATGTCAACTTCTTGCTTTAGCATCAGTGACAATTTTTCCCCCTTTCTTGGATACTGTCATTTTATTCTTCCCGCAGGACACATTAAAGGAAAGGTACAATTCATCAGCTCCACTTTACCATTCTGCAGATATTTCACAGTTTTGGTGAGAACGCCATTACTTAACTGAGGTAGTGTGTAGGTGTCCCATTCTGCTGTAGCTTAAGCAGGGGTGTCCACCAGATCAAACTGAGACCTTTTTGCATCTGtatttattaaaaataattattatcattattgttattatcattattattattattattattattatttctactagTACATGATACATCATCCAACTTTTTAAAATACTACTTCCCCATGCATCAGGAAGGAAAGCTCAGAAATGGAAAATCTGTCGGCAACCACAGCCAGGCTTTGgtttgtacgtcggtttacgtgcggccaacagtaacagcctggtcgagttaattctttctaggcaaaggttcaaaTCCAGGTTGTTTAgagtatcttcccagcttgtttcatataGGACACAGTTAATTTAATCCCACTGTATGTTTCTGTTATTGAAGTTGGATttggtatttttccagaatgggtGATAATGTACCACTGGATAAAATACTtggacatttcttgaacatttgtgAATTGTCTCTGAATTCGTTAATTTATCGTGTTCGGGGGACAGAATGATGAAACGTGTGACAATAGTTCATCTGGTAAAGTCTACATTTAGTTATGTCAACATCAGCTAGTGATGCAGTCTCACAGAGATACTTGTAGCCCAGCCAGAGCCAAGCATTAGTTAATATCCAAGAGTCTGATGATTTCACTGGATGCAACATAGttatgtggctcctcctgcatgaccgAATGATGATAAGTGGAGTGACTGGTGTCAGTCCCACTTATCAGTCAAACAGGCTCATTTTAAGTTCTTtttgtattattgttctcaaagtACTAGTTAACAGCccaaagttatattctgtttcctgttaggtaagacacatatgcaacagttaggtatctttattttgaaacgtttcgcctacacagtaggcttcttcagtcgagtacagaaaagttaatagaagcagaagagacttgaagacgatgtaatcagtccatcacccttaaagttttgaggtggtcagtccctcagtctggagaagagcattgttccatagtctgaaacaatatggagttgaagtgacaggatggagccttcaactccatattgtttcagactatggaacaatgctcttctccagactgagggactgaccacctcaaaactttaagggtgatggactgattacatcgtcttcaagtctcttctgcttctatcaacttttctgtactcgactgaagaagcttactgtgtaggcgaaacgtttcgaaataaagatacctaactgttgcatatgtgtcttacctaacaacctgtcggtattttataccattttaatgttcattctgtttCCTCTTGGAAGGACCTTGCTTTTGCCAattcctagccatgctaggtgttctagtggccccctctgtaattattattttaccacatgggattaaatctggagtatctgagagagttagagcaaaggaaggggtagcagtaatgttaaatgatcagttatggaaggagaaaagagaatatgaatgtgtaaattcgagaattatgtggattaaagtaaaggttggatgcgagaagtgggtcataataagcgtgtatgcacctggagaagagaggaatgcagaggagagagagagattttgggagatgttaagtgaatgtataggagcctttgaaccaagtgagagagtaattgtggtaggggacctgaatgctaaagtaggagaaacttttagagagggtgtggtaggtaagtttggggtgccaggtgtaaatgataatgggagccctttgattgaactttgtatagaaaggggtttagttataggtaatacatattttaagaaaaagaggataaataagtatacacgatatgatgtagggcgaaatggcagtagtttgttggattatgtattggtagataaaagactgttgagtagacttcaggatgtacatgtttatcgaggggccacagatatatcagatcactttctagttgtagctacactgagagtaaaaggtagatgggatacaaggagaatagaagcatcagggaagagagaggtgaaggtttataaactaaaagaggaggcagttagggtaagatataaacagctattggaggatagatgggctaatgagagcataggcaatggggtcgaagaggaatggggtaggtttaaaaatgtagtgttagagtgttcagcagaagtttgtggttacaggaaagtgggtgcaggaggaaagaggagcgattggtggaatgatgatgtaaagagagtagtaagggagaaaaagttagcatatgagaagtttttacaaagtagaagtgatgcaaggagggaagagtatatggagaaaaagagagaggttaagagagtggtgaagcaatgtaaaaagagagcaaatgagagagtgggtgagctgttatcaacaaattttgttgaaaataagaaaaagttttggagtgagattaacaagttaaggaagcctagagaacaaatggatttgtcagttaaaaataggagaggagagttattaaatggagagttagaggtattgggaagatggagggaatattttgaggaattgttaaatgttgatgaagatagggaagctgtgatttcgtgtatagggcaaggaggaataacatcttgtaggagtgaggaagagccagttgtgagtgtgggggaagttcgtgaggcagtaggtaaaatgaaagggggtaaggcagccgggattgatgggataaagatagaaatgttaaaagcaggtggggatatagttttggagtggttggtgcaattatttaataaatgtatggaagagggtaaggtacctagggattggcagagagcatgcatagttcctttgtataaaggcaaaggggataaaagagagtgcaaaaattatagggggataagtctgttgagtgtacctggtaaagtgtatggtagagttataattgaaagaattaagagtaagacggagaataggatagcagatgaacaaggaggctttaggaaaggtagggggtgtgtggaccaggtgtttacagtgaaacatataagtgaacagtatttagataaggctaaagaggtctttgtggcatttatggatttggaaaaggcgtatgacagggtggataggggggcaatgtggcagatgttgcaagtgtatggtgtaggaggtaggttactgaaagcagtgaagagtttttacgaggatagtgaggctcaagttagagtatgtagaaaagagggaaattttttcccagtaaaagtaggccttagacaaggatgtgtgatgtcaccgtggttgtttaatatatttatagatggggttgtaagagaagtaaatgcgagggtcttggcaagaggcgtggagttaaaagataaagaatcacacacagggtgggagttgtcacagctgctctttgctgatgacactgtgctcttgggagattctgaagagaagctgcagagattggtggatgaatttggtagggtgtgcaaaagaagaaaattaaaggtgaatacaggaaagagtaaggttatgaggataacaaaaagattaggtgatgaaagattgaatatcagattggagggagagagtatggaggaggtgaacgtattcagatatttgggagtggacgtgtcagcggatgggtctatgaaagatgaggtgaatcatagaattgatgagggaaaaagagtgagtggtgcacttaggagtctgtggagacagagaactttgtccttggaggcaaagaggggaatgtatgagagtatagttttaccaacgctcttatatgggtgtgaagcatgggtgatgaatgttgcagcgaggagaaggctggaggcagtggagatgtcatgtctgagggcaatgtgtggtgtgaatataatgcagagaattcgtagtttggaagttaggaggaggtgcgggattaccaaaactgttgtccagagggctgaggaagggttgttgaggtggttcggacatgtagagagaatggagcgaaacagaataacttcaagagtgtatcagtctgtagtggaaggaaggcggggtaggggtcggcctaggaagggttggagggagggggtaaaggaggttttgtgtgcgaggggcttggacttccagcaggcatgcgtgagcgtgtttgataggagtgaatggagacaaatggtttttaatacttgacgtgctgttggagtgtgagcaaagtaacatttatgaagggattcagggaaaccggcaggccggacttgagtcctggagatgggaagtacagtgcctgcactctgaaggaggggtgttaatgttgcagtttaaaaactgtagtgtaaagcacccttctggcaagacagtgatggagtgaatgatggtgaaagtttttctttttcgggccaccctgccttggtgggaatcggccagtgtgataataaaaaaaataataaaaaaaatatgtaaaccacacaataaccaaaatctgtaaaccctgcactgtaatccttatagagaataaactttgatttgatttgatttgatatgatttgcatctgaagaccagtgtgagagaaTCCACAGAAGATGTGCTCAGACTCCACTCTACAATCCTACCTTTCCCATGACCggtttctgacacaagcatgctacAATTGATACTCGTGGAGTTTAGAGCCTTTATGGATCATAGAAAATCACTTATAATTAAGGTGTTAACTTTAGGTACAGGGACACATTTGAGTGAAAGGATCATAGCAAACAGTTCAATTtaaagggtagaggcccagttattgatgtgtGCTCCAAATctttgagagccatcactctgtataacaacagcaacactaccagctacaccagtggattggtgaacagagcCATCAACACATATCGTATTTCGTGGCTTATAAGACGCATTTTTTccccataaaatgtctccaaaaaccaccctgcatcctataaactgaagATCAGTGACGGGCGCTATAATTTTGGGGTGTgaggtgggctgtagctctcccagttacgtctgatgccaagccattgaaactaaaataAATTTTATAAGCCACGTCTCATAAGCTTTAAAATACagtaatttgtgaaagagtgtgtgctgtgtgactaaggcatccatacagcttaaggcatcccgCTTGGGTTCAAGATGAAGCTTTGTAGTTTAAGTAGAGTTTTCGAGGTAATTTTCCATGGAGCAGGAAAGCGTTGTTGTCTTGACACGTATCTAATTCATTTTCAGAAAACTTCCGATTTTTAAGATCCATTTGAAAGATCTTTTATTGAGCATTAGTCTTGTTTGCCACTAAGTCAGGTTTGAACCTTTAGTTCTTCATATATTCTAACATGTATATAACAAAACTTTTTTAtaataaactttatttttttattacacTTTTATTAATTTTTAGTAGATTATATACTCAAAAAAATATCTTTTTATTCTAGCCAAGCAGTGCATCAAGAACTTTTTGTTGAAATCATAAAATAACcctttgtacagtggacccccgcataacgatcacctccgaatgcgaccaattatgtaagtgtatttatgtaagtgcgtttgtacgtgtatgtttgggggtctgaaatggactaatctacttcacaatattccttatgggaacaaattcggtcagtactggcacctgaacatacttctggagtgaaaaaatatcgttaaccgggggtccactgtatagcatatttaaaatatatgaaGCTATTGTTCAACAGTATTATTTCCATCCTGCAGTAGTGTGTTGCAAAAAATCCATAAGAACATAGCCATCCTTAGTGTCTAATACAATTTAAAATTATAGTATTATAAAGTTTTATAATTCTACATCAATGGAAGGTTTACCTTGATGATTAATACACATGTAACagtgcctctgtatttgactaaagaagcctactgtctaGGTGAAAGGTttcaaaaataaagatacccaactgttgtacatgtgtcttaatcatcaccttgtcagcattttataccattttcaacataataTTTACTTTCATGGCAACGATGGACTTTCAATTCCAGGAATCAGAGCAACTCTCTCCTCTGTGAGATAAAATtgaattacctcccatttcccaggagtTGAGTAATCCCCCCAACGTTTCCCTAGTACATAATTTGTATCCCCCCATACTCAAGGTATCATTCAAATACAATCCTGAATAACGTTCAACAAATTATCAAAAATTTTATTGCAGAAACTTTCTGCTATTTCTGTACTAAGATGTCTGGTGCTGTAATCCAGAAGATATAAGAAGCGGCCTCTGAAGGTGTGAAAAACATGAGTGCAGGCAAATGCAGTATTTGATATGGATCTCATAACACGGGTCACCCTAATGTGGTCTGTTCCTTCAGTGACGAGGGCGGTCACATCGCCCATGTTGGTGGTATTGTAATCAGGTAGAACAAATCCTGTAGGGATATTTGAGACAGATTCGAAATTGTCTATTGAGTCTGACTTTAACAAATCAAACGCTTCCTCTTCCAGTGCCATGCCAGATTTTAACTTGCTCTGAAGCTCCTGGTGAACTGAGCGAGCAAAATCCCAAAATATTTCATTTATATTTCTAGGAGTGTCCGTGTACATCTTCATAATTGATACATGACATCCAAGAGACTTAGAAACATCACCCTTCCAGTAGCGTCGCATACTGACCGAATGATAATTATAAATGTTGTAAATATCCTGGACAACACCTTTCTCAGCCAAGAGTTCAACTAGAGCTGCATCAGCAAGAGCAGTGAAGGCAGAATGAATTGTAACTCTCTCAGCACGACATTTTTTTAAAAATCTGCTGGTAGTGGTTTTATCTAATTGTCGCTCTAAGGTGAGAGATTTCACCTCTGTTCCTTCTGGTATTTGATATATTCTGCTAAAGAATAATTCCTTATCTTTCCTTAAgttagcttcatcagtccattttttcattaataatgGGTCAGCTTCAATAAGAGCTTTTTTGGCCAGCACCAGCTCCATGGTTTCCTCACATGATACAAACTCCCCAAGCTGATCATCATTAATGGGCTTTCCAGTAATAACATCATTCAGCAGTGTGGCAGTAAAGCCACAGATCTTCATGGCTGAAAAACCATCAACAATACCATGATGAAACCCCAGGAACAGATGATATGAATGTGGGAAGGATGTCAAGTTGTTATCAGGTATGTGTGGGGAGGCCTGGCCTGAATGACCACTGCTTATATTATCCTCCATTGAAGTGGTCTGCTCACACTGACCGCTGCTTGTATCAGCCACCAGCCTGGCACACCAAAGAGGACCAGTATctgaattgtattgatatgatTTAAGGCAGGCCATTACTCTATGTACCTCTGTCTCAGGAAGCACCTGTGGGAAATATAAATTAAGATTATAATGTTTAATTTGTGTCCCATGTATGCTAGATAATTTTAAAAAATAGTGTGGGCAGGTCAGCACTTATAATGTTTATCAGATTAACTGAGTACATAATTTCTTAGGTTCACAGGAATTGGCACTACAGCAAGTCCTTGAATAATGTTGTTTTGTTACAACGTTGATGAGAAAAAAATCGAATGAATACAATAGATACAAATTATTGTAATATAGAACTTCGTGAAGTATACGATAATCACACAAATGCACTATAGTAAGCGATGCAGTATGAAAGTGCTCAGCGAGCCTGCCCTATTTGTTATTGCTTTATAATACTAATTATCTTTctttccacaagtacatgtacaaggtatacaggcctagctgacattaatgacatcctactgtatagaaagaccattgttatgcagagaatttcgggcaaattaagtcagttttgtcctccagatgcaacccacatcagtcgactaacacgcagggaaagcaggtgtcttaaggaaacacatcgtaatgtttccacctgtaccgagAATCAATCCCAGGACCTCATTGTGTGACCTGAGTGCGCTAGCATCAAGCTGCAGGacacctcaagggaggttccttgatgctggtgaggggctcttgatctagggaattgggtctgtgctccagttccctgaattgagcctgaatgccttccattccctccCTACAGTTGCTGTATAATCCCAGTGgttttagtgctcccccatggtAATAATTTTGATCTGCGAGGTAGTAGGAGGTGCTCCTTACAATTTTCACTTTGCAAACATTTATTCACTGATTTACCCCTGTGCAATAGTGCTAAAGGTGCACTTTGCACCTCTGATGTCTGTGGtcgcagaaaaaaaaaacagaaaaagtgTGACATTAGAAACATAACGAAATTTTAAAGAGTTTTGAGGATGGGCAAAGAGGTGTGGATATTGGAAGAGCTCTTGTTTCTGTTATACATCGTTTTGCTCTAAAGTCTCAGTTTCCAAGGCCCTGTCAATGACAttaagtgaggacttactgtacTTTCCTCTTTGATGAATCCCAATAACCTCTCATTCCTTAGACTGTTAAAACCCATACATTTTTAGGGCTTCCCTAAGAATGTAATAAAAACGGCCCCTATAGCATCAGcatttccccatgaatataaatgTTATATACGATATAGACAGTAAACTCTCATAATGCCACTTGCTAGTTCCTGAAAATCAGTGCATTATGAAAAACAGTTTCGTAAAGTGAAGAACGtaggggaaaaatagggttatgttcctgtCACCTCTAAGTTTTACTGGTTGCTTCACAGAACCATAGTGCTCCTTCGTACTTATCTTAAAGTCAACATTTTTATTGGTTGCTTCAAGGAACCACAGTGCTCTTTCACACTTACCTTAAAGTCAACATTTTTATTGGTTGCTTCACGGaaccacagtgttcctccatgctCGCCAAAACACACACGCAGGCATGGAACTTTCCTGTAACAATATGTAATATTGTAATACTGAATCAGTAATACTTACTTTAcaatacagtgttacacagtcatGTCAATACATGCTACCATAGATATAAAATAAACTCTTGATTGCTATACAGATGTAGAAGTATTAAAGGTGTAGGGGTCATGTGGTGCCTGggggaatacctggagtatacctgtagagaATTTCAGGGGTCAACTCCTCCatgacccggtctgagaccaggccttgcagtggatcagggcctgatcaaccaggctgttactgctggccacatgtaaaCTGACATAccaaccacagcccagctggtcaagtaccgactttaggtgtctgttcagcaccttcttgaagatagccaggagtcTTTTGGTAAttgcccttatgtatgctgggaggcagttgaacaatcttgggcccctgacacttattgtgctgtctttTAGTGTATTcatggcatccctgcttttcattggggggggatgTTTTAgtgcctgctgagtcttttgctttcatatggagtgattttcgtgtgcaaatttggtactaatcccactAGGATTTTCAAGGTGTATATCATCATGTGTCTTTctcacctgtgttccagggagtacaagtcaaggaatttcaaccattcccagtaatttgggtgttttatcgtacttctgtgtgccatgaaggttctccgtacattctccaggtcagcagttgcacctgccttgaaggcgtcgttagtgtacagcaatattccagcctgaaCAGAACATGCGATTTGAAgataatcatcatgggcttggcgtcccagGTTTTGAAGGTTGTCATCATCCATCCTAtatttctagcagatgtggtagatacattgttgtggtctttcaaAGTGAGaaactctgacattatcacttccaggtcctttacattagttttttgctctggtgtgtggttggaatttgttttcgaCTCCAATAAATTTTAAT contains the following coding sequences:
- the LOC128697506 gene encoding uncharacterized protein isoform X2, whose protein sequence is MPDFDGKWLREASKAEKMFEECNRSGILLVAYHVNLSITVPLQEDQVKLALTHLYRKVPCLRVCFGEHGGTLWFREATNKNVDFKVLPETEVHRVMACLKSYQYNSDTGPLWCARLVADTSSGQCEQTTSMEDNISSGHSGQASPHIPDNNLTSFPHSYHLFLGFHHGIVDGFSAMKICGFTATLLNDVITGKPINDDQLGEFVSCEETMELVLAKKALIEADPLLMKKWTDEANLRKDKELFFSRIYQIPEGTEVKSLTLERQLDKTTTSRFLKKCRAERVTIHSAFTALADAALVELLAEKGVVQDIYNIYNYHSVSMRRYWKGDVSKSLGCHVSIMKMYTDTPRNINEIFWDFARSVHQELQSKLKSGMALEEEAFDLLKSDSIDNFESVSNIPTGFVLPDYNTTNMGDVTALVTEGTDHIRVTRVMRSISNTAFACTHVFHTFRGRFLYLLDYSTRHLSTEIAESFCNKIFDNLLNVIQDCI
- the LOC128697506 gene encoding uncharacterized protein isoform X1 — protein: MTTAALPAAPVYDNSSTTSCTSVRQQQHYQLHQCTTTAALPAAPVYDNSSTTSCTSVRQQQHYQLHQCMTTAALPAAPVYDNSSTTSCTSVRQQQHYQLHQWTGEQNHQRKKMPDFDGKWLREASKAEKMFEECNRSGILLVAYHVNLSITVPLQEDQVKLALTHLYRKVPCLRVCFGEHGGTLWFREATNKNVDFKVLPETEVHRVMACLKSYQYNSDTGPLWCARLVADTSSGQCEQTTSMEDNISSGHSGQASPHIPDNNLTSFPHSYHLFLGFHHGIVDGFSAMKICGFTATLLNDVITGKPINDDQLGEFVSCEETMELVLAKKALIEADPLLMKKWTDEANLRKDKELFFSRIYQIPEGTEVKSLTLERQLDKTTTSRFLKKCRAERVTIHSAFTALADAALVELLAEKGVVQDIYNIYNYHSVSMRRYWKGDVSKSLGCHVSIMKMYTDTPRNINEIFWDFARSVHQELQSKLKSGMALEEEAFDLLKSDSIDNFESVSNIPTGFVLPDYNTTNMGDVTALVTEGTDHIRVTRVMRSISNTAFACTHVFHTFRGRFLYLLDYSTRHLSTEIAESFCNKIFDNLLNVIQDCI